Below is a window of Pseudomonas eucalypticola DNA.
ACCTGATAGGCCACAGCCAGGGGGCACTGACCGCCCGCTACGCCGCGGCCAAGCGCCCGGACTGGGTGGCCTCGGTGACCTCGGTGGCCGGGCCCAACCACGGCTCCGAGCTGGCGGACTACCTGGAGCGTCGCTACCCGCGAAATTCCGTAGGGGGCCGGTTGCTGAATTTCATTCTGTACGTGCTGGGCCTGGTGATGGGAGCGCTGGAAACCGGCTGGCGCGGGCCGATCCTGCCCATCGATGTCCACGCCTCGCACCAGTCCCTGACCTGCGCCGGGGTGGCGGCCTTCAACCAGCGTTATCCACAGGGCATCCCCCTGACCTGGGGTGGCCAAGGCGAGCCGGTGGTCAACGGGGTGCATTACTACTCCTGGTCCGGCGTGCTGCAAGACCCGCGCAGCGATGGCGGCGGCAACCGCGTGGACGGCTCGCACGCCAGTTGCCGTTTGTTTGCCAAAACCTTCGTGCGCGAAGCAGGGCAATGCGATGGCATGGTGGGGCGCTACAGCTCGCACCTGGGGTTAGTGATCGGCGATGACTACCCCATGGACCACCTGGACATCGTTAACCAATCCCTGGGGCTGGTGGGCAAGGGCGCCGAGCCCGTGCGCCTGTTCACCGAACACGCCGCGCGCCTCAAGGCGGCGGGGCTCTGAAGCGTCGACCCTGGGGTGTGACAAAGTTTGTCTACACTTCAGGGCAGGCCGCGCAGCCCAGCGCGGCGACAAGGAGACCACTCCATGAAGCTATTGCACGCGCCCCTCCTGGCACTTGGCCTGTTGCTGTGTTCACAAGGTTTCGCCGCCACTGCGCAACAGAACAAGATGACCACCTGCAATGCCGACGCCACGGCCAAGAGCCTGAAAGGCGACGAGCGCAAGGCCTTCATGAGCACTTGCCTCAAGGCCACCCCGGCCGCCACCACCAAGACCCTGACGCCGCAGCAGCAGAAGATGACCACCTGCAACGCCGACGCCAAGACCCAGAACCTGAGTGGCGACGCACGCAAAACGTTCATGAGCACCTGCCTGAAGAAATGACGGTTTGCCTCTGACCCCCTGCTCGAGCGAGCGTGGCTCGCGATGGCGCGCAGCAGCGCCTTCGCGGGTTTCGCTT
It encodes the following:
- a CDS encoding esterase/lipase family protein, which produces MSQPGATRYPLVLVPGMLGFVRLVLYPYWFGIVRALRRGGAQVFPIQVSPLNGTEVRGEQLLQIIQRIRHETGAAKVNLIGHSQGALTARYAAAKRPDWVASVTSVAGPNHGSELADYLERRYPRNSVGGRLLNFILYVLGLVMGALETGWRGPILPIDVHASHQSLTCAGVAAFNQRYPQGIPLTWGGQGEPVVNGVHYYSWSGVLQDPRSDGGGNRVDGSHASCRLFAKTFVREAGQCDGMVGRYSSHLGLVIGDDYPMDHLDIVNQSLGLVGKGAEPVRLFTEHAARLKAAGL
- a CDS encoding PsiF family protein, whose translation is MKLLHAPLLALGLLLCSQGFAATAQQNKMTTCNADATAKSLKGDERKAFMSTCLKATPAATTKTLTPQQQKMTTCNADAKTQNLSGDARKTFMSTCLKK